A single region of the Pontibacter kalidii genome encodes:
- a CDS encoding Kelch repeat-containing protein has translation MKNPFKNSRLFMMVALLLSVGMLSSCDSDSDDEVLLGEWQKRSDFAGVARSSAVSFVIDGKAYVGTGHDGSRRLSDFWMFDPAMNNWVRKADFPGAARSAAVGFTANGKGYIGTGYDGTSYLNDFYEYDPAANTWTQIEEFPATARYGAIAMSFANAGYVGAGFDGNYQKDFWKYDPASATWTEQIGLIGAKRVNGFTFTVNGKGYVGGGQNNNVYQTDLLEFDPATGQWKELKTLTEEQRPDKVFPGARTYAATFSIHNNAYLVGGTNGAPLNDVWKFDPATDTWTKLGDFKGGMRQAAIGFGIGEFGYIGLGNTGAQRYDDLWQLNPTVVNE, from the coding sequence ATGAAAAATCCCTTTAAAAACTCACGCCTCTTTATGATGGTGGCCTTGCTGCTGTCGGTGGGCATGCTTTCCTCCTGCGATAGCGACAGTGACGACGAAGTGCTGCTGGGAGAGTGGCAGAAGCGGTCTGACTTTGCCGGAGTGGCCCGCAGCAGCGCGGTATCCTTCGTGATCGACGGCAAAGCGTACGTGGGCACCGGCCACGATGGCTCCAGGCGCCTGAGCGACTTCTGGATGTTTGACCCGGCCATGAACAACTGGGTAAGGAAGGCCGATTTCCCGGGGGCAGCCCGTAGCGCCGCGGTGGGCTTCACGGCCAACGGCAAGGGCTACATTGGCACCGGTTACGACGGCACCAGTTACCTGAATGATTTCTACGAGTATGACCCTGCCGCTAATACCTGGACGCAGATCGAGGAATTCCCGGCCACAGCGCGTTACGGAGCCATTGCTATGTCTTTTGCTAACGCGGGCTATGTAGGCGCCGGCTTTGATGGCAATTACCAGAAAGACTTCTGGAAGTATGATCCGGCCTCCGCCACCTGGACGGAGCAGATCGGTCTGATTGGTGCCAAGCGCGTGAACGGTTTTACATTTACGGTTAACGGCAAGGGCTACGTTGGCGGCGGCCAGAACAACAACGTGTACCAGACCGACCTGTTGGAGTTCGACCCTGCCACAGGCCAATGGAAAGAGCTGAAGACCCTCACGGAAGAGCAGCGCCCGGATAAGGTATTCCCTGGGGCGCGCACCTATGCCGCCACCTTCTCCATCCACAACAACGCCTACCTGGTGGGAGGCACCAACGGCGCCCCGCTGAATGATGTCTGGAAGTTTGACCCTGCCACAGACACCTGGACGAAGCTTGGCGACTTTAAGGGAGGAATGCGACAGGCAGCCATAGGATTTGGCATTGGTGAGTTTGGCTACATCGGTCTCGGCAACACCGGCGCCCAGCGTTACGACGACCTGTGGCAGCTAAACCCAACGGTGGTAAATGAATAA
- the uvrB gene encoding excinuclease ABC subunit UvrB, producing the protein MDFRLTSEFEPTGDQPKAIAQLTEGINNGEPAQVLLGATGTGKTFTMANVIKNTGKPTLVLCHNKTLAAQLYGEFKQFFPDNAVEYFISYYDYYQPEAYIASSDVFIEKDLQINEEIEKLRLHTTSALLSGRRDIVVVASVSCIYGIGNPEEFGKNVIHLAPGQRYSRNNLLYTFVQILYSRTEAEFTRGTFRVKGDTVDIFPAYADFAYRLYFFGDELEQIHRIDPQSGKKLSDEKAVTLYPANLFVTGKDTLQQAISEIQYDMVAQHEYFLKEDRPAEAKRIKERTEFDLEMIRELGYCSGIENYSRYFDRRAPGARPFCLLDYFPDDFLMVIDESHVTVPQVRAMWGGDRSRKVALVEYGFRLPAAMDNRPLTFNEFESMMHQVVFVSATPGDYEIQKSEGVIVEQIIRPTGLLDPEIEIRPSTNQVDDLLDEIDERVKQGARVLVTTLTKRMSEELTKYLERLNIKVKYLHSEVKTLDRVEILRELRLGIIDVLIGVNLLREGLDLPEVSLVAILDADKEGFLRDQRSLIQTMGRAARNEKGKVIMYADRMTGSMQRAIDETNRRRATQMAYNEEHGITPRTILKTSDEIHGQTSVADSKKKEVKMYAGPEEVSIAAEPIIQTMKREELEKLVKKTEKQMEAAAKDLDFLQAAKYRDELAELRKLLKTKRD; encoded by the coding sequence ATGGATTTTAGACTTACATCAGAGTTCGAGCCGACCGGCGACCAGCCCAAGGCCATTGCACAACTCACAGAAGGTATAAATAACGGGGAGCCTGCACAGGTTTTGCTGGGTGCCACAGGAACCGGTAAAACCTTTACCATGGCCAACGTGATCAAGAACACCGGCAAGCCGACGCTGGTGCTGTGCCACAACAAGACGCTGGCCGCCCAGTTGTACGGCGAGTTCAAGCAGTTCTTTCCCGATAACGCCGTGGAGTACTTTATCTCCTACTACGACTACTACCAGCCGGAGGCCTACATTGCTTCTTCAGATGTATTTATCGAGAAAGACCTTCAAATAAACGAGGAGATTGAGAAACTGCGGTTGCATACCACTTCGGCGCTGCTGTCGGGTCGCCGCGACATCGTGGTGGTGGCCTCCGTGTCGTGCATCTACGGTATCGGCAACCCCGAGGAGTTTGGCAAGAACGTGATTCACCTGGCGCCCGGGCAGCGCTATAGCCGTAATAATTTATTATATACCTTCGTGCAGATCCTCTACAGCCGCACCGAGGCCGAGTTCACACGTGGAACATTCCGGGTGAAGGGCGACACGGTGGATATTTTCCCGGCTTACGCGGATTTTGCCTACCGTTTATACTTCTTCGGCGACGAGCTGGAGCAGATACACCGCATCGACCCGCAGTCGGGTAAAAAGCTGTCGGATGAGAAAGCCGTCACGCTGTACCCGGCCAACCTCTTCGTAACCGGTAAAGACACGCTGCAGCAGGCCATCTCGGAGATTCAGTACGACATGGTGGCGCAGCATGAGTACTTTTTGAAGGAGGACAGGCCGGCAGAAGCCAAGCGCATTAAGGAACGAACCGAGTTCGACCTGGAGATGATCCGCGAGCTGGGCTACTGCTCGGGTATCGAGAACTATTCCCGCTACTTCGACCGCCGCGCGCCGGGTGCCCGCCCGTTCTGTCTGCTCGATTATTTTCCGGACGACTTCCTGATGGTAATTGACGAGAGCCACGTAACGGTACCGCAGGTGCGCGCCATGTGGGGAGGCGACAGATCGAGGAAAGTGGCGCTGGTAGAGTATGGCTTCCGGCTCCCGGCCGCCATGGACAACCGCCCGCTCACCTTCAACGAGTTCGAGAGTATGATGCACCAGGTGGTGTTTGTGAGCGCCACGCCCGGCGATTACGAGATACAGAAATCCGAAGGGGTTATTGTAGAGCAGATCATCCGGCCAACCGGCCTGCTGGACCCTGAGATCGAGATCAGGCCAAGTACAAACCAGGTGGACGACCTGCTCGATGAGATCGATGAGCGTGTGAAGCAAGGTGCCCGCGTGTTGGTGACCACGCTTACCAAGCGTATGTCGGAGGAGCTGACCAAGTACCTGGAGCGCCTCAACATAAAGGTAAAGTACCTGCACTCCGAGGTGAAAACGCTGGACCGGGTGGAGATTCTGCGGGAACTGCGCTTAGGCATCATTGACGTGCTGATAGGTGTGAACCTGCTGCGCGAAGGCCTGGACTTACCGGAAGTGAGTTTAGTGGCTATATTGGATGCGGATAAAGAAGGCTTCCTGCGCGACCAACGCTCGCTGATACAGACTATGGGCCGCGCCGCCCGAAACGAGAAAGGCAAAGTGATTATGTATGCCGACCGAATGACGGGCTCCATGCAACGCGCGATCGATGAGACCAATCGCCGGCGCGCTACGCAGATGGCCTATAACGAAGAGCACGGCATCACCCCACGCACCATCCTTAAGACAAGTGACGAAATTCACGGCCAAACCTCTGTTGCAGACTCTAAAAAGAAAGAGGTGAAAATGTACGCCGGTCCGGAGGAAGTGTCTATCGCTGCCGAGCCGATTATCCAGACCATGAAACGCGAGGAGCTGGAAAAGCTGGTCAAGAAGACCGAGAAGCAGATGGAGGCCGCCGCCAAAGACCTCGACTTTCTGCAGGCCGCCAAGTATAGAGACGAGCTGGCGGAGCTGCGAAAGCTGCTGAAGACG
- a CDS encoding DUF4270 family protein: MKKKFNYLFYCLGAVLLLSSCEDPNELGLALVEDNVSGTFTDTLTINLSTVMVDSIATSGTGNMVVGQYTTPQTGTLHAATYFQIGPGGSLAAPAAEATYDSLKLFLPTSGYYYGDTTQAVTYSIHELSSTLAARALPPTIPNEEPSSYFYQNPALYNKTNVAVKPEPIGTHTFAPRPVRKDTLVIDLSDELGQQWFDLQKAGDDKLKDNANFTAFFKGLGITATSGNAVLGFPAAGALVTLYYSEPSASGGARTVKMYTFPLINSNLQFNKLDGDFTGSPLEGLQESGELPASQTNEISVAQAGTGLMIKLEIPHLDKLKEKVKPEFINKVTLVVEPFRGATTVYPFPVPSSMGLYETGMSGLLYSPLVTEYNPDGLLLTSNFIKSSETATDGRYEFSVTEFFINKLKTDYRTNLPLYLAPAASEFKNGVSRLVVGAQNPAIKNVRLRIYYTTIQ, encoded by the coding sequence TTGAAGAAAAAGTTCAATTACCTGTTTTACTGCCTGGGCGCGGTGCTGCTGCTGTCCTCCTGCGAGGACCCGAACGAGCTGGGCCTGGCGCTGGTAGAAGATAATGTGTCCGGCACGTTTACGGATACGCTGACCATTAACCTGTCCACGGTGATGGTGGATTCTATTGCCACTTCCGGAACAGGAAACATGGTGGTGGGGCAGTATACCACGCCGCAAACCGGCACCCTGCACGCCGCTACCTACTTCCAGATAGGTCCTGGGGGTTCGCTGGCCGCACCGGCAGCGGAAGCCACCTACGACTCGCTGAAGCTGTTCCTGCCTACATCAGGATATTATTATGGTGATACCACGCAGGCTGTAACCTATAGCATACACGAGTTAAGCTCTACGCTCGCAGCGCGTGCGCTGCCGCCAACCATCCCGAATGAGGAGCCGAGTTCATACTTCTACCAGAACCCCGCGCTTTACAACAAAACCAACGTAGCGGTGAAACCGGAGCCGATTGGAACGCATACTTTTGCGCCAAGACCGGTTAGAAAAGATACGCTGGTCATAGACCTGAGCGACGAACTGGGCCAGCAGTGGTTCGACCTGCAAAAGGCCGGTGATGATAAACTGAAGGATAACGCCAACTTCACCGCATTCTTTAAGGGCCTGGGCATCACTGCCACCAGCGGGAATGCCGTGCTTGGCTTCCCGGCGGCGGGCGCTTTGGTTACCCTTTACTATTCCGAGCCATCTGCCTCGGGCGGAGCCAGAACCGTTAAGATGTATACTTTCCCGCTGATCAACTCCAACCTGCAGTTTAACAAGCTAGACGGTGATTTCACGGGCAGCCCACTGGAGGGCCTGCAGGAGAGCGGAGAGCTGCCAGCCAGCCAGACAAACGAAATCAGCGTGGCACAGGCCGGCACCGGCCTGATGATCAAGCTGGAGATACCACACCTGGATAAGCTGAAAGAGAAGGTGAAGCCGGAGTTCATCAATAAGGTCACCCTGGTGGTGGAGCCGTTCAGAGGCGCTACGACGGTATACCCTTTCCCGGTGCCGTCATCAATGGGCCTGTACGAAACCGGCATGAGTGGTTTGCTGTACTCGCCGCTGGTGACAGAGTATAATCCAGACGGCCTTCTGCTGACCTCGAACTTCATCAAGTCCAGCGAAACGGCGACAGACGGGCGTTACGAATTCTCAGTTACCGAGTTCTTTATCAATAAGCTGAAGACGGATTACCGCACCAACCTGCCGCTCTACCTGGCCCCAGCTGCATCTGAGTTCAAGAACGGCGTCAGCCGCCTGGTGGTGGGTGCCCAGAACCCGGCCATCAAAAACGTACGCCTCCGCATCTACTATACTACTATCCAATAA